A single region of the Equus przewalskii isolate Varuska chromosome 26, EquPr2, whole genome shotgun sequence genome encodes:
- the LOC103540794 gene encoding beta-lactoglobulin-2, with the protein MKCLLLALGLSLMCGNQATDIPQTMQDLDLQEVAGRWHSVAMVASDISLLDSESAPLRVYVEELRPTPEGNLEIILREGANHACVERNIVAQKTEDPAVFTVNYQGERKISVLDTDYAHYMFFCVGPPLPSAEHGMVCQYLARTQKVDEEVMEKFSRALQPLPGRVQIVQDPSGGQERCGF; encoded by the exons ATGAAGTGCCTCCTGCTTGCCCTGGGCTTGTCCCTCATGTGTGGCAACCAGGCCACCGACATCCCCCAGACGATGCAGGATCTGGACCTCCAGGAG GTGGCAGGGAGGTGGCACTCCGTGGCCATGGTGGCCAGCGACATCTCCCTCCTGGACTCCGAGAGTGCCCCTCTGAGAGTGTACGTCGAGGAGCTGAGGCCCACCCCCGAGGGCAACCTGGAGATCATCCTGCGCGAAGG GGCAAACCACGCATGTGTTGAGAGGAACATTGTGGCCCAGAAGACTGAGGACCCAGCTGTGTTCACGGTCAACT ATCAAGGGGAGAGAAAGATTTCCGTGCTGGACACAGACTACGCCCACTACATGTTCTTCTGTGTGGGGCCCCCCCTGCCCAGCGCTGAGCACGGCATGGTGTGCCAGTACCTGG CCAGGACCCAGAAGGTCGACGAGGAGGTCATGGAGAAATTCAGCAgagccctccagcctctgccaggGCGCGTCCAGATCGTCCAGGACCCGAGCGGGGGGCAGG aGCGATGCGGTTTCTAG